In Channa argus isolate prfri chromosome 23, Channa argus male v1.0, whole genome shotgun sequence, the following are encoded in one genomic region:
- the LOC137108503 gene encoding GRAM domain-containing protein 4-like isoform X3: protein MASTMRKRLDKIRFRGQRRDEFLDPVDSPNTSDTECSEEAVTKPRGPVKEPEELRDVEGDKQCDAQATPGSFAAGLQDDTRADLNEVKGHLEIALLEKHFLQEELKKLKEETHVDLLKQELEKERCRCMELELKINDALKSRLEDSPSRTSRSPPPPPSPARSSTDKQDDTWSYSFLKWLYGHFGVYIEDFRFQPEENIEETEETLSARRLTENMRRLKRGFRPVTNFMRNLSALSSWYSIYTSAIAFIVYMYAAWKGWAIPMFLFLAILRLSLNYLITKGWRIQWSIVPEVSEPLELPKEDLTVSEKFQLVLDVAQKAQNLFGKMANILEKIKNLFMWVQPELTQKLYIGLWLAFISSCLLPYKLLGFIIGVYAGIKFFIIDFIFKSCPKLRQRFDTPYIIWTNLPTDLQLKERNSTALSRRIPVVGSRGNFGAAAAAVVNRDEDGGRCHNTKRGAFHEVFNLPESEHPLGVCENGWRCCLINRDRKTPTDYIRNGVLYVTENYLCFESSSSRSGSTKRNKVIKLLDIKDIQKYKVLSVLPGSGMGISIATPSTQKPLVFGAMIHRDEAFDAIYTQYSKIMRMAAASNLET from the exons ATGGCGTCCACCATGCGTAAGCGTTTGGACAAAATCCGGTTCCGAGGCCAGAGACGGGATGAGTTCCTGGATCCGGTCGATTCACCCAACACGTCCGACACAGAATGCAGCGAAGAGGCCGTGACGAAGCCCCGCGGGCCTGTCAAAGAGCCGGAGGAGCTGAGGGACGTGGAGGGAGACAAGCAGTGTGACGCTCAG gcCACTCCAGGATCATTTGCTGCAGGTCTCCAAGACGACACGAGGGCAGATCTGAacgaggtcaaaggtcacctaGAAATCGCTTTGTTAGAGAAACACTTCCTAC aggaggagctgaagaagctTAAGGAGGAGACCCACGTGGATTTGCTGAAGcaggagctggagaaggagCGCTGCAGATGCATGGAGCTCGAGCTGAAGATCAATGACGCCCTGAAGTCCAG ACTTGAAGACTCACCTTCTCGGACGTCTAGAAGCCCGCCGCCCCCTCCCTCACCTGCTAGGAGCAGTACAG ACAAACAAGATGACACTTGGTCGTACAGCTTCCTGAAATGGCTTTATGGCCATTTTGGTGTTTATATCGAAGACTTCCGCTTCCAGCCCGAGGAGAATATAGAGGAGACTGAGGAGACGCTAAGTGCCAGGAG ATTGACTGAAAACATGAGACGACTCA AGCGAGGATTCAGACCTGTGACCAACTTTATGAGGAACCTCTCTGCGTTGTCCAGTTGGTACTCCATCTACACGTCGGCCATCGCCTTCATC GTCTACATGTATGCAGCGTGGAAAGGCTGGGCCATCCCCATGTTCCTGTTCCTCGCCATCCTCCGCCTCTCTTTGAATTACCTCATCACCAA GGGCTGGAGGATCCAGTGGAGCATCGTACCTGAGGTCTCCGAGCCCCTG GAGCTTCCTAAAGAAGACCTGACAGTGTCTGAGAAATTCCAGCTGGTTCTGGACGTCGCTCAGAAAGCTCAG AATCTCTTTGGAAAGATGGCCAACATCctggagaaaataaagaa TCTGTTCATGTGGGTGCAGCCGGAGTTGACTCAGAAGCTGTACATTGGTCTGTGGTTGGCCTTCATCTCCTCCTGCCTGCTGCCGTACAAACTGCTGGGATTTATCATAG gtGTGTACGCAGGTATAAAGTTCTTCATCATCGACTTCATCTTTAAGAGTTGTCCCAAGTTGAGGCAGCGCTTCGACACCCCCTACATCATCTGGACCAATCTACCCACCGACCTGCAGCTGAAGGAGCGCAACAGCACAGCGCTGAGCAGACGG ATTCCTGTAGTGGGAAGTCGGGGCAACTTCGGTGCCGCAGCTGCTGCGGTTGTGAACCGGGATGAGGACGGGGGACGATGCCACAACACAAAGAGAGGGGCCTTCCATGAAGTCTTTAACCTGCCGGAAAGCGAGCACCCTCTAGGAG TTTGTGAGAACGGCTGGCGCTGCTGCCTCATcaacagagacaggaagacacCGACGGACTACATACGCAACGGCGTCCTCTATGTGACAGAGAA TTATCTTTGTTTCGAGAGCTCCAGCTCCAGATCTGGATCAACCAAAAGGAACAAAGTCATCAAGCTGCTCGACATTAAAGACATCCAGAAG TACAAAGTTTTATCTGTGCTGCCTGGATCTGGGATGGGTATCTCCATAGCAACGCCATCGACCCAGAAG CCGCTGGTGTTTGGTGCAATGATCCACAGAGACGAGGCCTTCGACGCCATCTACACTCAGTATAGTAAAATTATGCGCATGGCTGCAGCATCCAACCTGGAGACATAG
- the LOC137108503 gene encoding GRAM domain-containing protein 4-like isoform X2, translating to MERPNPSNSSSVKHVQVETSPMASTMRKRLDKIRFRGQRRDEFLDPVDSPNTSDTECSEEAVTKPRGPVKEPEELRDVEGDKQCDAQATPGSFAAGLQDDTRADLNEVKGHLEIALLEKHFLQEELKKLKEETHVDLLKQELEKERCRCMELELKINDALKSRLEDSPSRTSRSPPPPPSPARSSTDKQDDTWSYSFLKWLYGHFGVYIEDFRFQPEENIEETEETLSARRLTENMRRLKRGFRPVTNFMRNLSALSSWYSIYTSAIAFIVYMYAAWKGWAIPMFLFLAILRLSLNYLITKGWRIQWSIVPEVSEPLELPKEDLTVSEKFQLVLDVAQKAQNLFGKMANILEKIKNLFMWVQPELTQKLYIGLWLAFISSCLLPYKLLGFIIGVYAGIKFFIIDFIFKSCPKLRQRFDTPYIIWTNLPTDLQLKERNSTALSRRIPVVGSRGNFGAAAAAVVNRDEDGGRCHNTKRGAFHEVFNLPESEHPLGVCENGWRCCLINRDRKTPTDYIRNGVLYVTENYLCFESSSSRSGSTKRNKVIKLLDIKDIQKYKVLSVLPGSGMGISIATPSTQKPLVFGAMIHRDEAFDAIYTQYSKIMRMAAASNLET from the exons CTCAGTCAAGCATGTTCAGGTAGAGACCAGCCCCATGGCGTCCACCATGCGTAAGCGTTTGGACAAAATCCGGTTCCGAGGCCAGAGACGGGATGAGTTCCTGGATCCGGTCGATTCACCCAACACGTCCGACACAGAATGCAGCGAAGAGGCCGTGACGAAGCCCCGCGGGCCTGTCAAAGAGCCGGAGGAGCTGAGGGACGTGGAGGGAGACAAGCAGTGTGACGCTCAG gcCACTCCAGGATCATTTGCTGCAGGTCTCCAAGACGACACGAGGGCAGATCTGAacgaggtcaaaggtcacctaGAAATCGCTTTGTTAGAGAAACACTTCCTAC aggaggagctgaagaagctTAAGGAGGAGACCCACGTGGATTTGCTGAAGcaggagctggagaaggagCGCTGCAGATGCATGGAGCTCGAGCTGAAGATCAATGACGCCCTGAAGTCCAG ACTTGAAGACTCACCTTCTCGGACGTCTAGAAGCCCGCCGCCCCCTCCCTCACCTGCTAGGAGCAGTACAG ACAAACAAGATGACACTTGGTCGTACAGCTTCCTGAAATGGCTTTATGGCCATTTTGGTGTTTATATCGAAGACTTCCGCTTCCAGCCCGAGGAGAATATAGAGGAGACTGAGGAGACGCTAAGTGCCAGGAG ATTGACTGAAAACATGAGACGACTCA AGCGAGGATTCAGACCTGTGACCAACTTTATGAGGAACCTCTCTGCGTTGTCCAGTTGGTACTCCATCTACACGTCGGCCATCGCCTTCATC GTCTACATGTATGCAGCGTGGAAAGGCTGGGCCATCCCCATGTTCCTGTTCCTCGCCATCCTCCGCCTCTCTTTGAATTACCTCATCACCAA GGGCTGGAGGATCCAGTGGAGCATCGTACCTGAGGTCTCCGAGCCCCTG GAGCTTCCTAAAGAAGACCTGACAGTGTCTGAGAAATTCCAGCTGGTTCTGGACGTCGCTCAGAAAGCTCAG AATCTCTTTGGAAAGATGGCCAACATCctggagaaaataaagaa TCTGTTCATGTGGGTGCAGCCGGAGTTGACTCAGAAGCTGTACATTGGTCTGTGGTTGGCCTTCATCTCCTCCTGCCTGCTGCCGTACAAACTGCTGGGATTTATCATAG gtGTGTACGCAGGTATAAAGTTCTTCATCATCGACTTCATCTTTAAGAGTTGTCCCAAGTTGAGGCAGCGCTTCGACACCCCCTACATCATCTGGACCAATCTACCCACCGACCTGCAGCTGAAGGAGCGCAACAGCACAGCGCTGAGCAGACGG ATTCCTGTAGTGGGAAGTCGGGGCAACTTCGGTGCCGCAGCTGCTGCGGTTGTGAACCGGGATGAGGACGGGGGACGATGCCACAACACAAAGAGAGGGGCCTTCCATGAAGTCTTTAACCTGCCGGAAAGCGAGCACCCTCTAGGAG TTTGTGAGAACGGCTGGCGCTGCTGCCTCATcaacagagacaggaagacacCGACGGACTACATACGCAACGGCGTCCTCTATGTGACAGAGAA TTATCTTTGTTTCGAGAGCTCCAGCTCCAGATCTGGATCAACCAAAAGGAACAAAGTCATCAAGCTGCTCGACATTAAAGACATCCAGAAG TACAAAGTTTTATCTGTGCTGCCTGGATCTGGGATGGGTATCTCCATAGCAACGCCATCGACCCAGAAG CCGCTGGTGTTTGGTGCAATGATCCACAGAGACGAGGCCTTCGACGCCATCTACACTCAGTATAGTAAAATTATGCGCATGGCTGCAGCATCCAACCTGGAGACATAG
- the cdhr5b gene encoding cadherin-related family member 5 isoform X2 has translation MDEMNPHFTVRTSLSFLILTLLQTSGLAADMCSADSIVTIAENNAPGAIVTNITTEPGVTLEFSDAASTHDNTFRLEGNQLIAAKALDYESKEEYSVRITCSNPAIGPPLPITIVVIVNNVNDNPPVFSKSLEEMIVNEMSPVGTTVGRFTATDGDNDLLYYTLTSELNDFKLKSPTNPDILVNRLLDYDKVKKVQLVLYAQDTPLTSTKSTASFTASTTIMVTIVDVDNRPPWFQPCTKYELGGALVCLSSSYTGRVVLNEKESGVLPLKPGPLYAIDGDSDINGEITYAFVSGNEDGLFEINPDTGNITMLKPADVLGTITLTVVAAQRINTFQFTSTTVTISVQVKSLHPPKFQSPQYEGIITAVGTMAMDMTNKDKPLQILAKDDDYIATEGFNPHISYSIEGRSDFIILDGFLFMTEDLPESTVPLKVVATDTSNEESSTARLSVVVKTGLTTTSLPLNTTDMTTSVGESTTDHSSNSSTTSDASSTTNPMVISPGGYGVVDMAALGATLGVLLFVCLVVIGVLIHRMRKGKADWRKMFEASMFQSSLGKGAGGHKEGIQYTNEAFENDEDGGSMGSSDPAGGGGMSGGEPRRVAADMPLKEATAKSSTSLHGLLPDDMSQAGSDASDEKEVKPILTKERRMEEGYKAVWFKEDIDPNAKEEVVIISDNREEDSEEDEQSFSGRDEDDEDNPKRKTSKVVIAEADLDSGLGVKIEDRGEDSDDDEVLNVDL, from the exons ATGGACGAGATGAATCCACATTTCACCGTGAGGACGTCTCTCAGCTTTCTAATTTTGACGCTGCTTCAGACGTCCGGCTTGGCCGCAGACA TGTGTTCGGCTGACAGCATAGTGACCATCGCAGAGAACAACGCACCGGGCGCCATCGTGACCAACATCACTACAGAGCCGGGGGTGACCCTTGAGTTCAGTGATGCCGCTTCAACCCATGACAACACCTTCAGGCTTGAAGGAAACCAGTTGATAGCTGCAAAGGCGTTGGATTATGAG aGTAAAGAAGAATACTCAGTCCGCATCACCTGCTCTAACCCAGCCATCGGCCCCCCG CTACCCATCACCATTGTCGTAATTGTGAATAATGTGAACGATAACCCGCCGGTCTTCTCGAAGAGCCTCGAAGAAATGATTGTCAATGAG ATGTCTCCTGTGGGTACAACAGTGGGTCGCTTCACTGCCACTGATGGAGACAACGATTTGCTTTACTACACACTCACATCTGAACTG AATGACTTTAAACTGAAGTCACCCACCAACCCGGACATCCTTGTCAACAGGCTCCTTGATTACGACAAAGTCAAAAaagtccagctggttttatacGCCCAG GACACACCACTGACATCAACAAAAAGCACAGCCTCATTCACTGCCAGCACTACAATCATGGTCACCATCGTAGACGTGGACAACAGACCGCCGTGGTTCCAGCCCTGCACCAAGTATGAGCTGGGGGGAGCTTTGGTTTGCCTGAGCTCCAGCTACACAGGCAGGGTCGTCCTAAATGAAAAAGAG TCTGGAGTGTTACCACTGAAACCGGGGCCACTTTACGCCATTGATGGAGACTCTGACATAAATGGGGAGATAACGTATGCATTTGTCAGCG GAAATGAGGACGGTCTCTTTGAGATCAACCCAGACACGGGGAACATCACTATGCTGAAGCCGGCCGATGTGTTGGGGACCATCACCCTGACAGTTGtg GCTGCGCAGAGGATCAACACTTTTCAGTTTACATCCACCACTGTGACAATCAGCGTTCAGGTGAAGAGCCTCCACCCACCAAAGTTTCAAAGTCCTCAGTATGAAGGCATCATCACAGCAGTTGGTACCATGGCTATGGACATGACAAACAAGGATAAGCCACTGCAGATCCTCGCCAAGGACGACGACTACATTGCCACTGAG GGTTTCAATCCACACATCTCTTACTCCATTGAGGGAAGGAGTGATTTCATCATCCTCGATGGCTTTTTATTCATGACTGAGGATCTCCCGGAATCCACAGTTCCCCTGAAG GTGGTAGCAACAGACACATCGAATGAGGAATCATCCACAGCTCGGCTCTCAGTGGTGGTAAAAACAG GTCTCACCACCACCAGTTTGCCTCTGAACACTACAGACATGACCACGTCTGTTGGGGAATCCACCACTGACCACAGCAGCAACTCCAGCACAACCAGTGACGCCAGCTCCACTACTAACCCCA TGGTGATATCACCTGGTGGCTACGGGGTAGTGGACATGGCAGCGCTCGGTGCCACCCTGGGtgtcctgctgtttgtttgccTGGTGGTCATCGGGGTTCTCATCCATCGCATGCGAAAGGGAAAAGCAGACTGGAGGAAAATGTTTGAAGCGAGCATGTTTCAAAGCTCT CTGGGTAAAGGTGCAGGTGGTCACAAAGAGGGAATCCAGTACACCAATGAGGCCTTTGAGAACGATGAAGACGGAGGCAGCATGGGCTCCAGTGATCCAGCGGGGGGGGGTGGAATGTCTGGTGGGGAGCCTCGAAGAGTGGCGGCAGACATGCCGCTCAAAGAGGCTACCGCGAAGTCTTCGACATCCCTGCACGGTCTCCTGCCTGACGACATGAGCCAGGCAGGCTCAGATGCGTCCGACGAGAAAGAGGTGAAGCCCATCCTGACCAAGGAGAGACGCATGGAGGAGGGATACAAGGCAGTCTGGTTTAAGGAGGACATTGACCCTAACGCCAAGGAGGAGGTGGTCATCATCTCAGAcaacagagaggaagacagtGAAGAAGATGAACAGTCATTCAGTGGCAGAGACGAGGATGATGAGGACaacccaaaaagaaaaacatcaaaggtTGTCATTGCTGAGGCAGATCTGGACAGTGGACTTGGGGTGAAGATAGAGGATCGTGGAGAGGATTCGGATGATGATGAAGTGTTGAACGTTGATCTGTAA
- the cdhr5b gene encoding cadherin-related family member 5 isoform X1, with product MDEMNPHFTVRTSLSFLILTLLQTSGLAADMCSADSIVTIAENNAPGAIVTNITTEPGVTLEFSDAASTHDNTFRLEGNQLIAAKALDYESKEEYSVRITCSNPAIGPPLPITIVVIVNNVNDNPPVFSKSLEEMIVNEMSPVGTTVGRFTATDGDNDLLYYTLTSELNDFKLKSPTNPDILVNRLLDYDKVKKVQLVLYAQDTPLTSTKSTASFTASTTIMVTIVDVDNRPPWFQPCTKYELGGALVCLSSSYTGRVVLNEKESGVLPLKPGPLYAIDGDSDINGEITYAFVSGNEDGLFEINPDTGNITMLKPADVLGTITLTVVAAQRINTFQFTSTTVTISVQVKSLHPPKFQSPQYEGIITAVGTMAMDMTNKDKPLQILAKDDDYIATEGFNPHISYSIEGRSDFIILDGFLFMTEDLPESTVPLKVVATDTSNEESSTARLSVVVKTGLTTTSLPLNTTDMTTSVGESTTDHSSNSSTTSDASSTTNPSMSTEVSVSTTNPSLTSEESVSTISTAQTPTVVISPGGYGVVDMAALGATLGVLLFVCLVVIGVLIHRMRKGKADWRKMFEASMFQSSLGKGAGGHKEGIQYTNEAFENDEDGGSMGSSDPAGGGGMSGGEPRRVAADMPLKEATAKSSTSLHGLLPDDMSQAGSDASDEKEVKPILTKERRMEEGYKAVWFKEDIDPNAKEEVVIISDNREEDSEEDEQSFSGRDEDDEDNPKRKTSKVVIAEADLDSGLGVKIEDRGEDSDDDEVLNVDL from the exons ATGGACGAGATGAATCCACATTTCACCGTGAGGACGTCTCTCAGCTTTCTAATTTTGACGCTGCTTCAGACGTCCGGCTTGGCCGCAGACA TGTGTTCGGCTGACAGCATAGTGACCATCGCAGAGAACAACGCACCGGGCGCCATCGTGACCAACATCACTACAGAGCCGGGGGTGACCCTTGAGTTCAGTGATGCCGCTTCAACCCATGACAACACCTTCAGGCTTGAAGGAAACCAGTTGATAGCTGCAAAGGCGTTGGATTATGAG aGTAAAGAAGAATACTCAGTCCGCATCACCTGCTCTAACCCAGCCATCGGCCCCCCG CTACCCATCACCATTGTCGTAATTGTGAATAATGTGAACGATAACCCGCCGGTCTTCTCGAAGAGCCTCGAAGAAATGATTGTCAATGAG ATGTCTCCTGTGGGTACAACAGTGGGTCGCTTCACTGCCACTGATGGAGACAACGATTTGCTTTACTACACACTCACATCTGAACTG AATGACTTTAAACTGAAGTCACCCACCAACCCGGACATCCTTGTCAACAGGCTCCTTGATTACGACAAAGTCAAAAaagtccagctggttttatacGCCCAG GACACACCACTGACATCAACAAAAAGCACAGCCTCATTCACTGCCAGCACTACAATCATGGTCACCATCGTAGACGTGGACAACAGACCGCCGTGGTTCCAGCCCTGCACCAAGTATGAGCTGGGGGGAGCTTTGGTTTGCCTGAGCTCCAGCTACACAGGCAGGGTCGTCCTAAATGAAAAAGAG TCTGGAGTGTTACCACTGAAACCGGGGCCACTTTACGCCATTGATGGAGACTCTGACATAAATGGGGAGATAACGTATGCATTTGTCAGCG GAAATGAGGACGGTCTCTTTGAGATCAACCCAGACACGGGGAACATCACTATGCTGAAGCCGGCCGATGTGTTGGGGACCATCACCCTGACAGTTGtg GCTGCGCAGAGGATCAACACTTTTCAGTTTACATCCACCACTGTGACAATCAGCGTTCAGGTGAAGAGCCTCCACCCACCAAAGTTTCAAAGTCCTCAGTATGAAGGCATCATCACAGCAGTTGGTACCATGGCTATGGACATGACAAACAAGGATAAGCCACTGCAGATCCTCGCCAAGGACGACGACTACATTGCCACTGAG GGTTTCAATCCACACATCTCTTACTCCATTGAGGGAAGGAGTGATTTCATCATCCTCGATGGCTTTTTATTCATGACTGAGGATCTCCCGGAATCCACAGTTCCCCTGAAG GTGGTAGCAACAGACACATCGAATGAGGAATCATCCACAGCTCGGCTCTCAGTGGTGGTAAAAACAG GTCTCACCACCACCAGTTTGCCTCTGAACACTACAGACATGACCACGTCTGTTGGGGAATCCACCACTGACCACAGCAGCAACTCCAGCACAACCAGTGACGCCAGCTCCACTACTAACCCCAGTATGTCCACTGAAGTCAGTGTATCAACCACTAACCCCAGTTTGACCAGTGAAGAAAGTGTCTCCACCATCAGCACAGCCCAAACTCCCACAG TGGTGATATCACCTGGTGGCTACGGGGTAGTGGACATGGCAGCGCTCGGTGCCACCCTGGGtgtcctgctgtttgtttgccTGGTGGTCATCGGGGTTCTCATCCATCGCATGCGAAAGGGAAAAGCAGACTGGAGGAAAATGTTTGAAGCGAGCATGTTTCAAAGCTCT CTGGGTAAAGGTGCAGGTGGTCACAAAGAGGGAATCCAGTACACCAATGAGGCCTTTGAGAACGATGAAGACGGAGGCAGCATGGGCTCCAGTGATCCAGCGGGGGGGGGTGGAATGTCTGGTGGGGAGCCTCGAAGAGTGGCGGCAGACATGCCGCTCAAAGAGGCTACCGCGAAGTCTTCGACATCCCTGCACGGTCTCCTGCCTGACGACATGAGCCAGGCAGGCTCAGATGCGTCCGACGAGAAAGAGGTGAAGCCCATCCTGACCAAGGAGAGACGCATGGAGGAGGGATACAAGGCAGTCTGGTTTAAGGAGGACATTGACCCTAACGCCAAGGAGGAGGTGGTCATCATCTCAGAcaacagagaggaagacagtGAAGAAGATGAACAGTCATTCAGTGGCAGAGACGAGGATGATGAGGACaacccaaaaagaaaaacatcaaaggtTGTCATTGCTGAGGCAGATCTGGACAGTGGACTTGGGGTGAAGATAGAGGATCGTGGAGAGGATTCGGATGATGATGAAGTGTTGAACGTTGATCTGTAA
- the cdhr5b gene encoding cadherin-related family member 5 isoform X3: protein MDEMNPHFTVRTSLSFLILTLLQTSGLAADMCSADSIVTIAENNAPGAIVTNITTEPGVTLEFSDAASTHDNTFRLEGNQLIAAKALDYESKEEYSVRITCSNPAIGPPLPITIVVIVNNVNDNPPVFSKSLEEMIVNEMSPVGTTVGRFTATDGDNDLLYYTLTSELNDFKLKSPTNPDILVNRLLDYDKVKKVQLVLYAQDTPLTSTKSTASFTASTTIMVTIVDVDNRPPWFQPCTKYELGGALVCLSSSYTGRVVLNEKESGVLPLKPGPLYAIDGDSDINGEITYAFVSGNEDGLFEINPDTGNITMLKPADVLGTITLTVVAAQRINTFQFTSTTVTISVQVKSLHPPKFQSPQYEGIITAVGTMAMDMTNKDKPLQILAKDDDYIATEGFNPHISYSIEGRSDFIILDGFLFMTEDLPESTVPLKVVATDTSNEESSTARLSVVVKTVVISPGGYGVVDMAALGATLGVLLFVCLVVIGVLIHRMRKGKADWRKMFEASMFQSSLGKGAGGHKEGIQYTNEAFENDEDGGSMGSSDPAGGGGMSGGEPRRVAADMPLKEATAKSSTSLHGLLPDDMSQAGSDASDEKEVKPILTKERRMEEGYKAVWFKEDIDPNAKEEVVIISDNREEDSEEDEQSFSGRDEDDEDNPKRKTSKVVIAEADLDSGLGVKIEDRGEDSDDDEVLNVDL from the exons ATGGACGAGATGAATCCACATTTCACCGTGAGGACGTCTCTCAGCTTTCTAATTTTGACGCTGCTTCAGACGTCCGGCTTGGCCGCAGACA TGTGTTCGGCTGACAGCATAGTGACCATCGCAGAGAACAACGCACCGGGCGCCATCGTGACCAACATCACTACAGAGCCGGGGGTGACCCTTGAGTTCAGTGATGCCGCTTCAACCCATGACAACACCTTCAGGCTTGAAGGAAACCAGTTGATAGCTGCAAAGGCGTTGGATTATGAG aGTAAAGAAGAATACTCAGTCCGCATCACCTGCTCTAACCCAGCCATCGGCCCCCCG CTACCCATCACCATTGTCGTAATTGTGAATAATGTGAACGATAACCCGCCGGTCTTCTCGAAGAGCCTCGAAGAAATGATTGTCAATGAG ATGTCTCCTGTGGGTACAACAGTGGGTCGCTTCACTGCCACTGATGGAGACAACGATTTGCTTTACTACACACTCACATCTGAACTG AATGACTTTAAACTGAAGTCACCCACCAACCCGGACATCCTTGTCAACAGGCTCCTTGATTACGACAAAGTCAAAAaagtccagctggttttatacGCCCAG GACACACCACTGACATCAACAAAAAGCACAGCCTCATTCACTGCCAGCACTACAATCATGGTCACCATCGTAGACGTGGACAACAGACCGCCGTGGTTCCAGCCCTGCACCAAGTATGAGCTGGGGGGAGCTTTGGTTTGCCTGAGCTCCAGCTACACAGGCAGGGTCGTCCTAAATGAAAAAGAG TCTGGAGTGTTACCACTGAAACCGGGGCCACTTTACGCCATTGATGGAGACTCTGACATAAATGGGGAGATAACGTATGCATTTGTCAGCG GAAATGAGGACGGTCTCTTTGAGATCAACCCAGACACGGGGAACATCACTATGCTGAAGCCGGCCGATGTGTTGGGGACCATCACCCTGACAGTTGtg GCTGCGCAGAGGATCAACACTTTTCAGTTTACATCCACCACTGTGACAATCAGCGTTCAGGTGAAGAGCCTCCACCCACCAAAGTTTCAAAGTCCTCAGTATGAAGGCATCATCACAGCAGTTGGTACCATGGCTATGGACATGACAAACAAGGATAAGCCACTGCAGATCCTCGCCAAGGACGACGACTACATTGCCACTGAG GGTTTCAATCCACACATCTCTTACTCCATTGAGGGAAGGAGTGATTTCATCATCCTCGATGGCTTTTTATTCATGACTGAGGATCTCCCGGAATCCACAGTTCCCCTGAAG GTGGTAGCAACAGACACATCGAATGAGGAATCATCCACAGCTCGGCTCTCAGTGGTGGTAAAAACAG TGGTGATATCACCTGGTGGCTACGGGGTAGTGGACATGGCAGCGCTCGGTGCCACCCTGGGtgtcctgctgtttgtttgccTGGTGGTCATCGGGGTTCTCATCCATCGCATGCGAAAGGGAAAAGCAGACTGGAGGAAAATGTTTGAAGCGAGCATGTTTCAAAGCTCT CTGGGTAAAGGTGCAGGTGGTCACAAAGAGGGAATCCAGTACACCAATGAGGCCTTTGAGAACGATGAAGACGGAGGCAGCATGGGCTCCAGTGATCCAGCGGGGGGGGGTGGAATGTCTGGTGGGGAGCCTCGAAGAGTGGCGGCAGACATGCCGCTCAAAGAGGCTACCGCGAAGTCTTCGACATCCCTGCACGGTCTCCTGCCTGACGACATGAGCCAGGCAGGCTCAGATGCGTCCGACGAGAAAGAGGTGAAGCCCATCCTGACCAAGGAGAGACGCATGGAGGAGGGATACAAGGCAGTCTGGTTTAAGGAGGACATTGACCCTAACGCCAAGGAGGAGGTGGTCATCATCTCAGAcaacagagaggaagacagtGAAGAAGATGAACAGTCATTCAGTGGCAGAGACGAGGATGATGAGGACaacccaaaaagaaaaacatcaaaggtTGTCATTGCTGAGGCAGATCTGGACAGTGGACTTGGGGTGAAGATAGAGGATCGTGGAGAGGATTCGGATGATGATGAAGTGTTGAACGTTGATCTGTAA